A section of the Chitinivibrionales bacterium genome encodes:
- a CDS encoding glycoside hydrolase family 3 C-terminal domain-containing protein, giving the protein MTFRIRAALAFACLSCSSFASFGQDIHLTGTVKTVNGTGIPGASVSLANAKATVHTDANGAYSIIQKLAALPRSAQNAVLEAPAFVNNTLYFGVYGAAEQVCIETFTLSGRRISAAVNATLLRGNYALTAFLPRGTAQVCFVRVKTGSQKTVLKAPPFPGQAPRQSRLALLDEDKIPSNLARRSTAVDTILVWAQGYARARSVISSYAGIYNFTLEKTVFALLSPADSAVVTATRKPVLKWGKDTNAVSYDVYLNLSRTDYNWADTGASLLDNYTQIAAGTPDDSIIAPALPDRWTYRWYVVSVDGAGNRKASALRTFSVYNPTIDTSATAYDSVAVINGCRDLNKNGTIEPYENWRLPVAVRVRDLLSRMSKTEKAMQLFFNAFNYPGAGWSSSLSIGDLHTVQIRAAQAKWGIPVVPASDFISGYTTTFPSQAALAATRDLGIIYKCAAMQRDEQLIQAYKGTFSPTAEVGTKVLYARIGDGCGENADFGAAMIKAMVAACHDGPELNPRSLLAIPGHWLAGQDDIPFDTVTIAYHLKPWRAALAAGAAAVMAGLGTNSAYFTNTNGASTNRQMLGFLRDSLRFDGPIFTEWLDKSLWLDCLLAGADVLTGASPGDVDLPTFASQVPDSVIDAACARVLSVKFRMGLFENPYGNADWNNAVQTDPAHAQLARDAAKASLTLLKNNGVLPLTLSAGDTLIVAGERANDGNSYTGWGSSFHDTTIWLTLSKRAAAVQAGAVYDSAVAVHTNAKAAVCVIGEENYTNIPSWGANTVDIPLPDLELITSYKHAGIPVIVVIIMPRPYALGWPSDSADALVAAYRLGDGGGSAVAGLVFGDFTPGGRLPWQLPRSIDQIGLNDPKSAIEQWDLPYDIGATGQERQKIRGLIATGRPCNTGTGDSLYGDPLYQYGFGIQGWGK; this is encoded by the coding sequence ATGACCTTTCGGATCAGAGCAGCCCTCGCTTTTGCTTGCCTTTCATGCTCAAGCTTCGCCTCGTTTGGCCAGGATATCCACCTCACCGGAACCGTAAAGACCGTAAACGGCACGGGAATCCCGGGCGCCAGCGTCAGCCTTGCGAACGCAAAGGCCACGGTGCACACCGACGCAAACGGTGCCTATTCAATCATCCAGAAGCTCGCCGCTCTGCCCCGCAGCGCGCAAAACGCCGTGCTTGAGGCTCCGGCATTTGTCAACAACACGCTGTACTTCGGCGTCTACGGCGCGGCCGAGCAGGTGTGCATCGAAACGTTCACCCTGTCGGGCAGGCGGATAAGCGCGGCCGTCAATGCGACGCTTCTCCGGGGAAATTACGCCCTTACCGCTTTTCTGCCGCGCGGAACCGCGCAGGTATGTTTCGTGCGCGTCAAGACGGGATCGCAGAAAACCGTGCTCAAGGCGCCGCCTTTTCCTGGGCAGGCGCCGCGACAAAGCCGCCTGGCGCTTTTAGATGAAGATAAAATCCCCAGCAACCTTGCACGGCGGAGCACGGCCGTGGACACCATTCTCGTATGGGCGCAGGGATATGCACGGGCGCGCTCGGTGATTTCCTCCTATGCCGGAATCTATAACTTTACTTTGGAGAAGACCGTGTTCGCCCTCCTCTCCCCCGCCGACAGCGCCGTGGTGACCGCGACGCGCAAGCCCGTGCTCAAGTGGGGAAAAGACACCAACGCGGTGAGCTACGATGTGTATCTCAATCTTTCGAGAACCGATTACAACTGGGCGGACACCGGCGCGAGCCTGCTTGACAATTACACACAGATCGCCGCGGGCACGCCCGACGACAGCATCATCGCGCCGGCGCTCCCCGACCGGTGGACGTACCGGTGGTACGTGGTGTCGGTTGACGGGGCGGGAAACCGGAAGGCCTCGGCCCTCCGCACGTTCAGCGTGTATAATCCCACCATCGACACGTCGGCCACGGCCTACGACAGCGTGGCCGTCATCAACGGGTGCAGGGACCTGAATAAAAACGGCACCATCGAGCCGTATGAAAACTGGCGGCTGCCCGTGGCCGTGCGCGTGCGCGACCTGCTGTCGCGCATGTCAAAGACCGAAAAAGCCATGCAGCTGTTTTTCAACGCGTTCAACTATCCCGGCGCAGGCTGGTCGTCGTCGCTCAGTATCGGCGACCTGCACACCGTGCAGATCCGCGCCGCGCAGGCGAAATGGGGCATCCCGGTGGTCCCCGCGTCCGACTTCATCAGCGGGTACACCACCACGTTCCCCTCGCAGGCGGCGCTGGCGGCCACGCGCGACCTGGGTATAATTTACAAATGCGCCGCCATGCAGCGCGACGAGCAGCTCATCCAGGCGTACAAGGGCACCTTTTCCCCCACCGCCGAGGTGGGGACCAAGGTGCTGTACGCGCGCATCGGCGACGGGTGCGGCGAGAACGCCGATTTCGGCGCCGCAATGATAAAGGCCATGGTCGCCGCGTGCCACGACGGCCCGGAGCTCAACCCGCGCTCGCTCCTTGCCATACCCGGCCACTGGCTGGCGGGGCAGGATGACATCCCGTTCGACACCGTCACCATCGCCTATCACCTCAAACCGTGGCGCGCCGCGCTCGCCGCGGGCGCGGCCGCGGTCATGGCCGGGCTCGGCACCAACAGCGCCTACTTCACCAACACCAACGGCGCCAGCACCAACCGCCAGATGCTCGGGTTCCTGCGCGATTCGCTGCGGTTTGACGGCCCCATCTTCACCGAATGGCTTGACAAATCGTTATGGCTCGACTGCCTGCTCGCGGGCGCCGACGTGCTCACCGGCGCGAGCCCCGGAGACGTTGACCTCCCGACCTTCGCGTCGCAGGTGCCCGACAGTGTTATCGACGCCGCCTGCGCGAGGGTCCTGTCCGTGAAATTCAGAATGGGGCTGTTTGAAAATCCCTACGGCAACGCCGACTGGAACAACGCGGTGCAAACCGACCCTGCCCATGCACAGCTCGCCAGGGACGCGGCAAAGGCATCCTTGACCCTGCTCAAGAACAACGGCGTTCTGCCACTCACCCTGTCGGCAGGCGACACGCTTATCGTGGCCGGCGAACGCGCCAACGACGGCAATAGCTATACCGGCTGGGGCAGTTCGTTTCATGACACCACCATCTGGTTGACATTAAGTAAACGCGCCGCCGCCGTGCAAGCCGGGGCGGTGTACGATTCCGCGGTGGCAGTACACACGAACGCGAAGGCCGCGGTATGCGTGATCGGCGAGGAGAACTATACCAATATTCCTTCGTGGGGCGCGAACACCGTTGACATCCCGCTCCCTGATCTCGAACTCATCACAAGCTATAAACATGCAGGTATTCCGGTGATAGTCGTGATAATCATGCCGAGGCCCTATGCGCTTGGGTGGCCGAGCGACAGCGCCGACGCGCTCGTTGCGGCGTACCGTCTGGGCGACGGCGGCGGCTCTGCGGTTGCGGGGCTCGTATTTGGAGACTTTACGCCTGGAGGAAGGTTGCCGTGGCAACTGCCCCGGTCGATAGACCAGATCGGGCTCAATGACCCGAAATCCGCAATCGAACAATGGGACCTTCCCTACGATATAGGCGCAACGGGCCAAGAACGACAGAAAATTCGCGGGCTTATCGCCACAGGCCGGCCGTGCAACACCGGTACCGGCGATTCTTTATACGGTGATCCTCTTTATCAATATGGGTTTGGAATACAAGGTTGGGGAAAATAA
- a CDS encoding DUF2341 domain-containing protein — MERKSKKVFHLLFGAAGLVLAALCACTPMLAGGGSDTEVSGRIVTADGKGNPGTQVSFIPQTYNPAFDSGLAIHITDANGNYRFENISAGEYNLFAVNNAQGARLLRTNIKVATEPVVVPPDSLRKTATVVLPLPDSIIALSGYAYVQGTPICRQVYAGTDAVVFDSVPQCTLSSVQFMTNSTGSVSLLYANVGVDSPGTMVVSPYDSWPHSAKITINTSAASGAAITGALGHFPLLVRLDASNFNFSQTLPGGADIRFTKANGRPLAFETARWDASLSQAVVWVSVDTIYGNSASQYVRMFWGNTAALSASNPNAVFDTAYGFAAVWHLEEEKSGVGTPGLYKDATPAGADGDDWISSTDQSGVVGCGHSFAGSDKISTNSGVTEMAAGSVTIAAWVNLAAAGGVVCGKGKENMVQNGGEKQLYFSDGTPNGASGLRPSFSGKGNGYAFADRDLPLDNRWHYLVFRWNWESGTSGTAAFFLDSSETGITSTYTAAARDNAGDAVSIGYNGIQYLNGFLDEMHISKTARSSDWILFSYENQKPGQKTVGITIEK, encoded by the coding sequence ATGGAAAGAAAAAGTAAAAAAGTATTTCATCTGCTTTTTGGCGCGGCCGGTCTCGTCCTCGCCGCGCTGTGCGCCTGCACGCCCATGCTCGCGGGCGGCGGCTCGGACACCGAGGTGAGCGGCCGCATCGTCACCGCCGACGGCAAGGGCAATCCCGGCACGCAGGTGTCGTTTATTCCGCAAACATACAACCCGGCATTCGACAGCGGCCTTGCTATCCATATCACGGACGCGAACGGAAATTACCGTTTTGAAAACATCAGTGCCGGCGAATACAATTTGTTCGCGGTGAATAATGCACAGGGAGCACGGCTTTTGCGCACCAACATTAAAGTGGCAACGGAGCCCGTTGTTGTCCCGCCCGACTCGCTCAGAAAAACCGCGACCGTGGTGCTGCCCCTTCCCGACAGCATCATCGCGCTATCCGGATACGCCTATGTGCAGGGCACGCCGATCTGCCGGCAGGTTTACGCAGGCACCGACGCTGTGGTGTTCGATTCGGTGCCGCAATGCACGCTGTCTTCCGTGCAGTTCATGACAAACAGCACCGGTTCCGTTTCCTTGCTTTATGCGAATGTTGGTGTCGATTCTCCGGGCACAATGGTCGTCAGCCCCTATGATTCGTGGCCGCACTCGGCAAAAATCACGATAAACACCTCCGCCGCTTCGGGAGCGGCCATCACCGGCGCGCTCGGGCATTTTCCGCTCCTTGTGCGGCTCGACGCGTCGAATTTCAACTTCAGTCAGACCCTGCCGGGCGGCGCGGACATCCGCTTCACCAAGGCGAACGGCAGGCCGCTCGCATTTGAGACCGCCCGATGGGACGCTTCGCTTTCGCAGGCCGTTGTCTGGGTAAGCGTTGACACGATTTACGGCAACAGCGCATCGCAATATGTGCGAATGTTCTGGGGCAACACCGCCGCGTTGTCCGCATCCAACCCGAACGCGGTGTTCGACACGGCATACGGGTTCGCCGCCGTGTGGCACTTGGAGGAGGAAAAAAGCGGCGTGGGCACGCCCGGGCTTTACAAAGACGCAACCCCCGCCGGCGCGGACGGCGACGACTGGATTTCCTCGACCGACCAGAGCGGCGTGGTGGGTTGCGGCCATTCATTTGCCGGCAGCGACAAGATCTCCACGAACAGCGGCGTCACCGAGATGGCCGCCGGCAGCGTGACCATCGCGGCATGGGTGAACCTCGCCGCGGCGGGCGGCGTGGTCTGCGGCAAGGGCAAGGAGAACATGGTGCAGAACGGCGGGGAAAAACAGCTGTACTTCAGCGACGGCACGCCCAACGGCGCGAGCGGACTGCGGCCGTCGTTCTCGGGCAAGGGCAACGGCTACGCGTTCGCGGACCGGGACCTGCCGCTCGACAACCGCTGGCATTACCTCGTATTCCGGTGGAACTGGGAGTCGGGCACATCGGGAACGGCCGCGTTCTTCCTTGACAGCAGCGAGACCGGCATCACGAGCACCTACACGGCTGCCGCCAGGGACAATGCCGGCGACGCGGTGAGTATCGGGTACAACGGCATCCAGTATCTGAACGGCTTCCTTGACGAGATGCACATTTCAAAGACGGCGCGGTCAAGCGACTGGATACTGTTTTCATACGAAAACCAGAAGCCGGGACAGAAAACGGTTGGGATTACGATTGAAAAATGA
- a CDS encoding TIGR02147 family protein codes for MVNIFEYQNYRLYLRDYYNDQKATKRYFSYRYFSKKAGINASAFLYYVIEGKRNLTKKSIDKISGAIGHTKEENDYFENLVFFNQAKTIAEKTMYYGRIVECRRPIDITTVAKDRYEFYSKWYHSIIRELVTMVDFKDDYGLLASHLTPPISAKEAQESVELLERLGFLERDEKGLYHQTDNVIAVKPDAPDAFIIEKFQAEMLDMALKAYDNVPRSDRMSASTTFSISKATFELFKMKTREFRKELLEIARLDNEQNRVFQFTFNLFPVSKSTDGKKK; via the coding sequence ATGGTCAATATTTTTGAATATCAAAATTACCGGCTCTATCTTCGCGATTATTACAACGATCAGAAGGCAACAAAACGCTATTTCTCCTACCGTTACTTCTCAAAGAAGGCGGGCATCAACGCCTCCGCTTTCCTTTATTATGTGATTGAAGGCAAAAGAAACCTCACCAAAAAAAGCATCGACAAAATCTCAGGCGCCATCGGCCACACCAAAGAGGAAAACGATTATTTCGAGAACCTGGTGTTTTTCAACCAGGCAAAGACAATCGCGGAAAAGACCATGTATTACGGCCGCATCGTGGAATGCCGAAGGCCCATCGACATCACGACGGTCGCTAAAGACAGGTATGAATTCTACAGTAAATGGTACCACAGCATCATACGCGAGCTCGTCACCATGGTCGATTTCAAGGACGACTACGGTCTTCTCGCCTCGCATCTTACTCCGCCAATCTCGGCAAAGGAAGCGCAGGAATCCGTGGAGTTGCTCGAGCGTCTCGGGTTCCTCGAGCGCGATGAAAAGGGCCTGTATCACCAGACCGACAACGTGATTGCAGTGAAACCCGACGCGCCCGACGCGTTCATCATAGAGAAATTCCAGGCTGAAATGCTCGATATGGCGCTCAAGGCGTACGATAACGTGCCGCGAAGCGACCGCATGAGCGCCTCTACCACGTTCAGCATATCCAAGGCGACCTTCGAGCTGTTCAAAATGAAGACGCGCGAGTTCCGTAAGGAGCTTCTTGAAATCGCGCGGCTCGACAACGAGCAGAACCGCGTGTTTCAATTCACGTTTAACCTGTTCCCGGTGAGTAAAAGCACTGATGGAAAGAAAAAGTAA
- a CDS encoding nuclear transport factor 2 family protein: MRHPFNILITFSIFFCFPPAFCQQDIPAALKLLLKDRIDAMSNKDTSTLSRVCTKNYLSITSAGVQMTLPELKKAALHSETPVKQSTILSFQPFIAEDETMAFATYEMDEEIVRDRQDIVKNDLIITEIYKKEKNRWKTQMTHTSQKICDVPVSDVYRRPAESNHAGEDQNAAYGISLQPRPALHDTLMINIPNAKGQFSRVKLVRCKEGYLGPQGELYSGYPTVGQLEVLYGE, encoded by the coding sequence ATGCGTCATCCCTTTAACATTCTCATCACTTTTAGCATATTCTTTTGCTTCCCCCCGGCGTTCTGCCAGCAGGACATCCCGGCCGCCCTCAAGCTGCTGCTCAAGGATCGGATCGACGCGATGTCCAACAAGGATACCAGCACGCTTTCCCGGGTATGCACGAAAAATTACCTGAGCATCACGTCGGCGGGCGTGCAGATGACCCTGCCTGAACTGAAAAAAGCCGCCCTTCATTCCGAAACGCCGGTCAAACAGAGCACGATCCTCAGCTTTCAGCCCTTTATTGCCGAGGACGAGACCATGGCGTTCGCCACATACGAAATGGATGAGGAAATCGTGAGGGACCGGCAGGACATCGTCAAGAACGACCTGATCATAACCGAAATTTACAAGAAGGAAAAAAACAGGTGGAAGACCCAGATGACGCACACCTCGCAGAAAATCTGCGATGTCCCCGTTTCCGATGTCTATCGCCGACCGGCAGAGTCGAACCACGCCGGCGAAGACCAGAACGCCGCGTACGGGATCTCGCTGCAGCCAAGGCCCGCGCTCCACGATACGCTCATGATAAACATCCCGAACGCAAAGGGCCAATTCTCGCGGGTGAAACTGGTACGATGCAAGGAAGGGTATCTTGGGCCGCAGGGAGAATTATATAGCGGCTATCCTACCGTTGGCCAACTCGAGGTTCTGTACGGGGAGTAG
- a CDS encoding alpha/beta hydrolase: protein MKLISKKTIFIAGFLYLLFMSGCDPLVNRMAFFPDTTDTIPAASLPPDVKEVFIKTGNEVKLQCYFLPFPDSKNILLYFHGNGGNIGQRIPELGMLRHSGVSVLGVGYRGYGKSTGRPSEKGIYLDGAAAFNYAKDSLGYKTEKIFMCGRSIGTTAAINTAMGKNIAGLILVTPLSTGKEYAAAHGIGYISFLAGGAFNNVEKCRKLACPCLVIHGTADEIIPYALGEKVYNSLTVKKKFVTIKDGGHNNLEDKDPRAFWGSIKEFIQENVR from the coding sequence ATGAAACTGATCTCCAAAAAAACGATTTTCATCGCCGGTTTCTTATATTTGCTTTTCATGTCCGGCTGCGACCCGCTCGTGAATCGCATGGCGTTTTTTCCCGATACCACCGATACGATCCCTGCCGCCAGCCTTCCGCCGGATGTAAAGGAAGTATTCATCAAAACTGGCAACGAGGTAAAACTGCAGTGCTATTTTCTCCCCTTCCCGGATTCAAAAAACATCCTGCTATATTTCCACGGCAATGGAGGCAACATAGGGCAAAGGATCCCGGAACTCGGGATGCTGCGGCATTCCGGCGTGAGCGTGCTCGGGGTTGGCTACCGGGGATATGGAAAAAGCACCGGCAGGCCGAGCGAAAAAGGCATTTATCTTGACGGCGCCGCCGCGTTCAACTACGCGAAGGATTCCCTTGGTTACAAAACGGAAAAGATCTTCATGTGCGGCCGCTCGATAGGGACAACCGCGGCGATCAACACGGCGATGGGAAAAAACATTGCGGGACTCATTCTCGTCACGCCGTTGTCAACCGGAAAAGAATATGCCGCGGCGCACGGAATCGGGTATATTTCTTTTTTGGCGGGCGGCGCATTCAACAATGTTGAAAAATGCAGGAAGCTCGCGTGTCCATGCCTGGTCATCCATGGAACAGCCGACGAAATCATCCCGTATGCCTTGGGGGAAAAGGTTTACAACAGCCTCACGGTGAAAAAGAAATTTGTCACCATTAAAGACGGAGGCCACAATAATTTGGAAGACAAGGACCCAAGGGCGTTCTGGGGTTCAATCAAGGAATTTATACAGGAAAATGTCCGCTGA
- a CDS encoding bifunctional methionine sulfoxide reductase B/A protein has translation MDFLNVRLVLFDGSITGPVSSDRVIKSDAEWRRILTPDQYNVTRHQATECAFTGALYNNHQNGIYFCVDCGLPLFSSGTKFESHTGWPSFFAPIASENILEKTDDSYGMHRTEVLCARCGAHLGHVFEDGPAPTHLRYCMNSAALHFVPDEKISNPNGLHKAVFGAGCFWGVEEEFRKVKGVEATAVGFMGGTVKNPSYEQVCTHTTGHAEVTEIIYDPQKVSYNELLNKFWSIHDPTTVNRQGPDIGNNYRSVIFYTSSEQEKAARDSKAALEKTHRFKRPVVTEISPASEFYRAEEYHQRYDEKTGSAACAVR, from the coding sequence ATGGACTTTCTCAATGTCCGGCTTGTTCTTTTCGACGGCTCGATCACCGGCCCGGTGAGCTCGGACAGGGTGATAAAATCGGATGCTGAATGGCGCCGTATTCTAACGCCCGACCAGTATAATGTCACCCGGCACCAGGCGACGGAATGCGCGTTTACCGGCGCACTGTATAACAACCACCAAAACGGCATTTACTTTTGCGTGGACTGCGGCCTGCCGCTGTTCTCGTCGGGGACAAAATTCGAATCCCACACCGGATGGCCGAGCTTCTTCGCGCCCATTGCAAGTGAAAACATCCTTGAAAAAACCGACGACAGCTACGGCATGCACCGGACCGAAGTGCTGTGCGCAAGGTGCGGCGCGCATCTGGGCCACGTGTTCGAAGACGGCCCTGCGCCCACCCATCTGCGCTACTGCATGAATTCTGCGGCGCTGCACTTTGTTCCTGATGAAAAGATCAGCAATCCGAACGGCCTGCACAAGGCGGTTTTCGGCGCAGGGTGCTTCTGGGGAGTTGAGGAGGAATTCAGAAAAGTCAAGGGCGTGGAGGCCACCGCGGTCGGATTCATGGGCGGAACGGTTAAAAATCCATCATATGAGCAGGTATGCACGCACACGACCGGCCATGCAGAGGTGACGGAAATCATTTACGATCCGCAGAAAGTTTCCTACAATGAGCTGCTTAACAAGTTCTGGAGCATCCACGACCCAACGACGGTCAACCGCCAGGGGCCGGACATAGGAAACAATTACCGTTCAGTGATTTTCTACACCTCTTCGGAACAGGAAAAGGCGGCAAGGGATTCGAAGGCCGCGCTGGAAAAGACGCACCGGTTCAAGAGACCGGTCGTCACAGAGATTTCGCCCGCCTCGGAATTCTACCGGGCGGAGGAATATCATCAGCGGTATGATGAGAAGACGGGTAGTGCGGCGTGTGCGGTGCGGTGA